From Streptomyces sp. Edi4, one genomic window encodes:
- a CDS encoding helix-turn-helix domain-containing protein, which produces MAAKRVRLAQRRKAMGFSQEKLAEHLGVERSTVGRWESADTEPQPWHRPKLARALQVSDDELQALLDDVTVIQAQPSERMNYVLQNPGSADMVAVAYLHERLRQLDESYDHTSSTAILGPAGQVHGQVKFLRENATNPRVRRALYEVEADSATLMSQLVWDVSQRRDHQAPLTYLDEAVDAARHVRDPSVESYAVLRKSFIALYGEKDATKGRHLAQQAAEVAQVASPSLTGLSLLHVAEGYAMTGGLKECEDALKKAETQFDRVNSDDVSAQYYTINEFNRLAGSCYLFLGLPERAEPILRMTTRALAAKKKSQAIALGNLTLAFIRQGKLDEAADTMHRTIDAVELTRGGGGLNLAFSAGRELRPWRGETWAQDINDRLLALMAAI; this is translated from the coding sequence ATGGCGGCGAAGCGGGTACGGCTCGCCCAGCGTCGAAAGGCAATGGGCTTTAGCCAAGAGAAACTTGCCGAACATCTCGGCGTCGAGCGCTCCACTGTTGGCCGTTGGGAGAGTGCTGACACGGAGCCTCAACCGTGGCACCGGCCGAAGTTAGCTCGCGCGCTTCAAGTTTCAGACGACGAGTTGCAAGCACTCCTCGATGACGTGACCGTCATTCAGGCGCAACCGAGCGAACGCATGAACTACGTGCTTCAAAATCCTGGCTCGGCCGACATGGTCGCCGTCGCCTACCTTCATGAGCGACTGCGGCAGCTTGACGAGTCTTACGACCACACGTCCTCGACGGCGATCTTGGGGCCAGCGGGACAGGTTCACGGGCAGGTGAAGTTCCTTCGAGAGAACGCCACCAACCCGCGCGTACGTCGCGCGCTTTACGAGGTCGAGGCCGACTCGGCAACGCTCATGAGTCAACTCGTATGGGACGTCAGCCAAAGACGCGACCACCAAGCCCCGCTGACGTACCTCGATGAAGCCGTGGATGCCGCTCGGCATGTCCGTGACCCTTCGGTGGAGTCCTACGCCGTGCTTCGCAAGAGCTTCATCGCGCTGTACGGAGAGAAGGACGCGACCAAGGGTCGGCACCTTGCCCAGCAGGCGGCCGAGGTGGCCCAGGTCGCCAGTCCATCACTGACGGGCCTCTCTCTGCTTCACGTCGCGGAGGGGTACGCCATGACCGGCGGGCTCAAGGAGTGCGAAGACGCTCTTAAGAAGGCCGAGACCCAGTTCGATCGGGTGAACAGTGACGACGTGTCCGCTCAGTACTACACGATCAACGAGTTCAACCGGCTGGCTGGCTCCTGTTACTTGTTCCTCGGCCTACCTGAGCGAGCGGAGCCGATCCTTCGTATGACCACCCGTGCGCTGGCCGCCAAGAAGAAGAGCCAGGCCATCGCGCTCGGCAACCTGACGCTTGCGTTCATCCGTCAAGGGAAGCTGGATGAAGCAGCGGACACCATGCACCGCACCATTGATGCGGTGGAGCTGACGCGCGGCGGCGGCGGCCTTAACCTGGCGTTCTCGGCGGGGCGTGAGCTGCGGCCGTGGCGCGGCGAAACGTGGGCGCAGGACATCAACGACCGGCTGCTTGCCTTGATGGCAGCGATCTAG
- a CDS encoding 5-formyltetrahydrofolate cyclo-ligase, with product MTDIDQAKQAVREKAWRRLIDGGGAPEDSYGKIPGFYGSDRTAERLAELDVWQQATTIKANPDWAQLPVRVRALEDGKFLYVAVPRMASLEPFLALDPEALTVSPQEAAQKKGAAQYGRRLGVESMRPIDVVVCGSVAVNRSGARIGKGAGYSDLEVALLIEAGLVTDDTVIVAPVHALQVVEDDIPETEHDFSVDYIVTPDEVIRCDSPRRPRGIVWDDLTPDKIAAIPVLAAQHARQGQP from the coding sequence GTGACCGACATCGACCAGGCTAAGCAGGCGGTACGCGAGAAGGCATGGCGTCGCCTCATCGACGGCGGCGGCGCTCCGGAGGACTCTTACGGGAAGATTCCTGGCTTCTACGGAAGCGACCGGACGGCGGAGCGACTGGCCGAACTGGACGTGTGGCAGCAAGCCACAACCATCAAGGCCAACCCGGATTGGGCACAGCTTCCCGTACGCGTGCGTGCCCTGGAAGACGGCAAGTTTCTCTACGTCGCCGTGCCGAGGATGGCCAGCCTCGAACCGTTCCTTGCTCTCGACCCCGAAGCGCTGACGGTCTCGCCGCAGGAAGCGGCGCAGAAGAAGGGCGCGGCCCAGTACGGCCGCCGGCTTGGGGTTGAGTCCATGCGACCTATCGACGTCGTGGTGTGCGGCAGTGTCGCCGTGAACCGGTCGGGGGCACGCATCGGCAAGGGTGCCGGGTATTCCGACCTTGAGGTTGCCCTGTTGATCGAGGCGGGCCTCGTGACCGACGACACCGTGATCGTTGCCCCGGTTCATGCGCTGCAAGTGGTCGAGGATGACATCCCCGAGACGGAGCATGATTTCAGCGTCGATTACATCGTCACCCCCGACGAGGTGATCCGCTGCGATTCACCGCGCAGGCCGCGCGGCATTGTCTGGGACGACCTAACGCCCGACAAGATTGCCGCTATCCCCGTACTGGCAGCGCAGCACGCGCGACAGGGTCAGCCGTAG
- a CDS encoding DUF3618 domain-containing protein, with amino-acid sequence MSDARTPAQIEADIRSRRAQLAVTLDEIGVRLHPSTIVGDAKARIASTVDHTAGRAYVAVNRAVSDVKARFVSEDGAPRVERIVPVALVAVGLVGLLALSRKRRA; translated from the coding sequence GTGTCGGATGCCAGGACCCCTGCGCAGATCGAGGCGGACATCAGGAGCCGGCGGGCCCAGCTCGCGGTGACCCTCGACGAGATCGGCGTGCGGCTGCACCCGTCCACGATCGTCGGCGATGCCAAGGCACGGATCGCCTCGACTGTGGACCACACCGCGGGACGCGCGTACGTCGCGGTGAACCGCGCGGTGAGCGATGTGAAGGCGCGCTTCGTGTCCGAGGACGGGGCGCCCCGCGTGGAGCGGATCGTGCCGGTCGCGCTCGTCGCGGTGGGCCTGGTGGGGCTGCTGGCGCTGTCGAGGAAGCGGCGTGCCTGA
- the rdgB gene encoding RdgB/HAM1 family non-canonical purine NTP pyrophosphatase, translated as MTRLILATRNAGKITELHAILAAEGLPHELVGADAYPDIPDVKETGVTFAENALLKAHALAKATGLPAIADDSGLCVDVLNGAPGIFSARWSGTHGDDRANLDLLLAQLSDIADEHRAAHFACAAALALPDGTERVVEGRLLGTLRHTPAGTGGFGYDPILQPEGETRTCAELTADEKNAISHRGQAFRALVPVVRELVG; from the coding sequence ATGACCCGCCTGATCCTCGCCACCCGCAACGCCGGCAAAATCACCGAGCTCCACGCCATCCTCGCCGCCGAAGGCCTGCCCCACGAACTCGTCGGCGCCGACGCCTACCCCGACATCCCCGACGTCAAGGAAACCGGCGTCACGTTCGCCGAGAACGCCCTCCTCAAAGCGCACGCCCTGGCCAAGGCCACCGGACTGCCCGCCATCGCCGACGACTCCGGCCTCTGCGTCGACGTCCTGAACGGCGCCCCCGGTATCTTCTCGGCCCGCTGGTCCGGCACCCACGGCGACGACCGGGCCAATCTGGACCTCCTCCTCGCCCAGCTCTCCGACATCGCCGACGAACACCGCGCCGCGCACTTCGCCTGCGCCGCCGCGCTGGCCCTGCCGGACGGCACGGAACGCGTGGTGGAGGGCCGCCTCCTGGGCACCCTGCGCCACACCCCGGCCGGCACGGGCGGCTTCGGCTACGACCCGATCCTCCAGCCGGAGGGCGAGACCCGCACGTGCGCGGAGCTGACGGCCGACGAGAAGAACGCGATCAGCCACCGGGGCCAGGCGTTCCGGGCGCTGGTGCCGGTGGTGCGGGAGCTGGTGGGGTAG
- a CDS encoding transglycosylase domain-containing protein encodes MSDDEQPEPPHPGPQPPRTWAPRDLGGATGAQADPAAAPGDPHQGGPAPAAERPGRTGWRRFVPRWRVVLGLFLFCALLLIGAFIAGYTLVSIPPANAVATAQSNVFLYADGTQLASDGEVNRENIQLSQVPLSVQRTVLAAEDRDFYSERAVDPKAMVRAAWNTLSGKGTQGGSTITQQYVKNYYLGQEQTVTRKVKEFFIAIKLNREETKEDILTGYLNTSYFGRNAYGIQAASQAYYSKNVEQLTTAEGAYLASLLNSPSAYDVISHPENKPRALARWNYVLDGMVKKKWLSASERAATTFPVPGKVKPRAGLAGQRGYLVEAVKDYLTSKGIIEENTLATGGYRITTTIQKDKQDAFVKAVDDKVNSKLSSVRKADRNVRVGGASIDPATGKVLALYGGIDYTKQYVNNATRRDFQVGSTFKPFVFTSAVANGSTTQDGRVITPNTLYDGTNRRPVQGWKGGPYSPANEDDASYGQITVRTATDKSVNAVYAQMAVDVGPAKVKQTAISLGIPAATPDLVASPSIALGPATASVLDMTQAYATLAGHGRHGTYTLVESVTKDGERTDLPSQDTEQAVSREAADTTTSMLQSVVDGGTGTAAQASGRPAAGKTGTAEQDKAAWFAGYTPDLATVVAVMGADPDTAAQQPLYGALGLPRMNGGGPPAQIWAQYTKGALQGSDAKDFDLELQDGANAPVEPPTTNPFQSPTPGGDQGQTEGQNQGRDQGQTQGQNQGRTGGRDQGRTQGQDQGRTQGLNQGQNQGQTQGQNQGTQGGADNEGAVNAGQSQGRTQGQSQGQSQGRTQGGTTDGGQTTGSTGGTGAGDNGGVTDGGTTEGLGGTTTGAADRPHVPRTPWSPTRP; translated from the coding sequence ATGAGCGACGACGAGCAGCCGGAGCCACCGCACCCCGGACCCCAGCCGCCGCGGACCTGGGCGCCCCGGGACCTCGGCGGCGCGACGGGCGCCCAGGCCGACCCCGCCGCCGCGCCCGGCGACCCCCACCAGGGAGGACCGGCCCCCGCCGCGGAGCGCCCGGGGCGCACCGGATGGCGCCGCTTCGTCCCCCGCTGGCGCGTCGTGCTCGGCCTCTTCCTGTTCTGCGCCCTGCTGCTCATCGGGGCGTTCATCGCCGGCTACACCCTCGTCTCCATCCCGCCCGCCAACGCCGTCGCCACCGCGCAGTCCAACGTCTTCCTGTACGCCGACGGCACCCAGCTCGCCTCGGACGGCGAGGTCAACCGCGAGAACATCCAGCTCTCCCAGGTCCCGCTGAGCGTGCAGCGCACCGTGCTCGCGGCAGAGGACCGCGACTTCTACTCCGAACGCGCCGTCGACCCCAAGGCCATGGTCCGCGCCGCCTGGAACACGCTCAGCGGCAAGGGCACCCAGGGCGGCTCCACCATCACCCAGCAGTACGTCAAGAACTACTACCTGGGCCAGGAACAGACCGTCACCCGCAAGGTGAAGGAGTTCTTCATCGCGATCAAGCTCAACCGCGAGGAGACCAAGGAGGACATCCTCACCGGCTACCTCAACACCAGCTACTTCGGCCGCAACGCCTACGGCATCCAGGCCGCGTCCCAGGCGTACTACAGCAAGAACGTCGAACAGCTCACCACCGCCGAGGGCGCCTACCTCGCCTCACTGCTCAACTCCCCCAGCGCATACGACGTGATCTCCCACCCCGAGAACAAGCCCCGGGCGCTGGCCCGCTGGAACTACGTACTCGACGGCATGGTCAAGAAGAAGTGGCTCAGCGCCTCGGAGCGGGCCGCGACCACCTTCCCCGTGCCCGGCAAGGTCAAGCCGCGCGCCGGGCTCGCGGGCCAGCGCGGCTATCTGGTCGAGGCGGTCAAGGACTACCTCACCAGCAAAGGGATCATCGAGGAGAACACCCTCGCGACCGGCGGCTACCGCATCACCACCACCATCCAGAAGGACAAGCAGGACGCCTTCGTCAAGGCCGTCGACGACAAGGTGAACTCCAAGCTGAGCAGCGTGCGCAAGGCCGACCGCAACGTACGCGTGGGAGGCGCCTCCATCGACCCGGCGACCGGCAAGGTCCTCGCCCTGTACGGAGGCATCGACTACACCAAGCAGTACGTCAACAACGCGACCCGGCGCGACTTCCAAGTCGGCTCCACCTTCAAGCCGTTCGTCTTCACCTCGGCCGTGGCCAACGGCTCCACCACGCAGGACGGGCGCGTCATCACCCCCAACACCCTCTACGACGGCACCAACAGGCGTCCCGTGCAGGGCTGGAAGGGCGGCCCCTACAGCCCCGCCAACGAGGACGACGCCTCCTACGGGCAGATCACCGTGCGCACCGCCACCGACAAGTCCGTCAACGCGGTGTACGCGCAGATGGCCGTCGACGTGGGCCCCGCCAAGGTCAAGCAGACCGCCATCAGCCTCGGCATCCCGGCCGCCACACCGGACCTGGTGGCCTCCCCCTCGATCGCGCTCGGCCCCGCCACCGCGAGCGTGCTCGACATGACGCAGGCGTACGCCACGCTCGCGGGACACGGCCGGCACGGCACGTACACGTTGGTCGAATCGGTCACCAAGGACGGCGAGCGGACCGACCTGCCCTCGCAGGACACCGAGCAGGCCGTCAGCCGGGAGGCCGCCGACACCACGACGTCCATGCTGCAAAGCGTCGTGGACGGCGGCACGGGAACCGCCGCGCAGGCTTCGGGACGGCCCGCCGCCGGCAAGACCGGCACCGCCGAACAGGACAAGGCCGCCTGGTTCGCCGGCTACACCCCCGACCTCGCGACCGTCGTCGCCGTCATGGGCGCCGACCCCGACACCGCCGCGCAGCAGCCGCTGTACGGAGCGCTCGGCCTGCCCCGGATGAACGGCGGCGGACCGCCCGCGCAGATCTGGGCCCAGTACACCAAGGGCGCCCTCCAGGGCAGCGACGCCAAGGACTTCGACCTGGAGCTCCAGGACGGCGCGAACGCCCCCGTCGAGCCGCCCACCACCAACCCGTTCCAGTCCCCGACGCCCGGCGGCGACCAGGGGCAGACCGAAGGGCAGAACCAGGGCCGGGACCAAGGGCAGACGCAGGGGCAGAACCAGGGCCGCACCGGCGGCCGCGACCAGGGCCGCACCCAGGGCCAGGACCAGGGCAGGACCCAGGGCCTGAACCAAGGACAGAACCAGGGGCAGACGCAGGGCCAGAACCAGGGGACGCAGGGCGGCGCCGACAACGAGGGCGCGGTCAACGCCGGTCAGAGCCAGGGCCGCACCCAAGGCCAGAGTCAGGGACAGAGCCAGGGCAGGACCCAGGGCGGCACCACGGACGGCGGCCAGACCACCGGGAGCACCGGAGGCACCGGCGCCGGCGACAACGGCGGCGTCACCGACGGCGGAACCACCGAGGGCCTGGGCGGCACCACGACCGGCGCCGCCGACCGCCCCCACGTCCCCCGCACCCCGTGGAGCCCGACCCGCCCATGA
- a CDS encoding recombinase family protein, translating to MRPVIYGYMRLTATDVEGDESERVRRQLATYAEREGFTLDQVFTEHISANESAFQAMLDAIRRTDVKNVIVPSLWHFARLPGLQNAMREHIEQETGARLWVVQGQQR from the coding sequence ATGCGACCTGTGATTTACGGCTACATGCGCTTGACCGCGACGGACGTGGAAGGCGATGAAAGCGAGCGCGTAAGGCGGCAGTTGGCAACGTACGCCGAACGCGAGGGTTTCACCCTCGACCAGGTATTCACCGAGCACATCAGCGCGAATGAATCCGCGTTTCAAGCGATGCTCGACGCGATCAGGCGCACGGACGTAAAGAACGTCATTGTCCCGTCTCTTTGGCACTTCGCGCGGCTGCCCGGACTCCAGAACGCCATGCGCGAACACATCGAGCAAGAGACCGGTGCACGTCTCTGGGTGGTTCAAGGGCAACAGCGATGA
- a CDS encoding HNH endonuclease signature motif containing protein, whose translation MGTSPYTRERLAEAAGASRTLSEALTGLGVDPKGGSRRYIRERMRKLGIDTAHFEREGARWTREVLAPVVAVSTSVCEVLRRLGLDVVGGHHTHISRRIRAYGIDTSHFRPPSRVGETRRRQPEALLVEQEPATARRIPSDRLRRAMAVLEVPEHCALCGTEPTWRGRPLPLEVDHIDGDWRNNRIGNLRFLCPNCHSTTDSYRGRGKTGNGGAR comes from the coding sequence GTGGGCACGAGCCCGTACACCAGGGAGAGGCTGGCCGAGGCGGCCGGCGCCTCCCGCACCTTGTCGGAGGCGCTGACCGGGCTGGGGGTCGATCCGAAGGGCGGGTCGCGGCGGTACATACGCGAGCGGATGCGGAAGCTGGGCATAGACACCGCGCACTTCGAACGCGAGGGGGCCCGCTGGACGCGGGAGGTTCTTGCGCCAGTGGTCGCGGTCTCGACGAGCGTGTGCGAGGTGCTGCGCCGACTGGGTCTCGACGTGGTCGGCGGTCACCACACGCACATCAGTCGCCGGATCAGGGCGTACGGCATCGACACCTCGCACTTCAGGCCTCCGTCGCGCGTCGGCGAGACCCGGCGGCGGCAACCGGAAGCGCTGCTCGTCGAGCAGGAACCAGCCACGGCGCGGCGCATCCCGAGTGACCGCCTGAGGCGCGCGATGGCTGTCCTGGAGGTCCCGGAGCACTGCGCGTTGTGCGGCACCGAGCCGACCTGGCGAGGTCGTCCGCTCCCCCTCGAAGTCGATCACATTGACGGGGACTGGCGGAACAATCGGATCGGAAACCTGCGGTTCCTCTGCCCCAACTGCCATTCCACGACGGACAGTTACCGTGGCCGGGGCAAGACCGGGAACGGGGGTGCGAGATGA
- a CDS encoding ABC transporter permease, with product MIAGMWIRSTLAYRASFAMMLVGNFLVTAFDFVVIALMFSQVRSLGGYSFAEVAFLYGTSTTAFGLANAVVGSIDKLGARIRDGTLDTLLVRPVPVLAQVAADRFGLQRLGRLLQGILVLAGALVALDVHWTVLKVLLVPVMLGSGTAIFCAVFVAGAAFQFWAQDAAEVQSAFTYGGQTLLQYPPTVFAKDMVRGVTFILPLAFVNWLPALYVLGRPYPLDLPHWLAFTPPLVAAACVALSGLAWRVGVRAYRSTGS from the coding sequence ATGATCGCCGGGATGTGGATCCGCTCGACCCTGGCCTACCGGGCCTCGTTCGCGATGATGCTGGTCGGCAACTTCCTGGTGACGGCGTTCGACTTCGTCGTGATCGCCCTGATGTTCTCGCAGGTCCGCTCGCTCGGCGGCTACTCGTTCGCCGAAGTGGCCTTCCTGTACGGGACGTCGACGACGGCGTTCGGCCTCGCCAACGCGGTGGTCGGCTCGATCGACAAGCTCGGCGCGCGCATCCGCGACGGCACGCTCGACACGCTCCTCGTCCGCCCGGTGCCGGTGCTCGCGCAGGTCGCCGCCGACCGGTTCGGGCTCCAGCGCCTGGGCCGGCTGCTCCAGGGCATCCTGGTCCTGGCGGGCGCCCTGGTGGCTCTCGACGTGCACTGGACGGTGCTCAAGGTGCTCCTGGTGCCGGTGATGCTGGGGAGCGGCACGGCGATCTTCTGTGCGGTGTTCGTGGCGGGCGCGGCCTTCCAGTTCTGGGCGCAGGACGCGGCGGAGGTGCAGAGCGCGTTCACTTACGGCGGCCAGACGCTGCTGCAATACCCGCCGACGGTGTTCGCCAAGGACATGGTGCGGGGCGTGACCTTCATCCTGCCGCTGGCCTTCGTGAACTGGCTGCCCGCCCTGTATGTCCTTGGCCGCCCCTACCCGCTGGACCTGCCGCACTGGCTGGCGTTCACCCCGCCGCTGGTGGCCGCCGCGTGCGTGGCCCTGTCCGGGCTCGCCTGGCGGGTCGGCGTACGGGCCTACCGCAGCACGGGCAGCTGA
- a CDS encoding ABC-2 family transporter protein encodes MRLYGAVALGGFRRYTTYRVATAAGVFTNTVFGVIVAYTYIALWEQRPHLGGYDQSQALTFVWVSQALLMTVNLFGGGFADELVERIRTGDIAIDLYRPADLQMWWLAADMGRALFHFLGRGVIPLAFGALVFDLALPGDPVTWLAFLLAVLFAVVVSFALRFLVALTAFWLLDGAGVTSLVSIAGLFFSGMLLPLNAFPGLLGEVARALPWSALLQIPADVLMGRHRGVGLLGAYGFQLGWTAALLGAGRLLQNAAVRRVVVQGG; translated from the coding sequence GTGCGGCTGTACGGGGCGGTGGCCCTTGGCGGGTTCCGGCGGTATACGACCTACCGGGTGGCCACCGCGGCAGGGGTGTTCACCAACACGGTGTTCGGCGTCATCGTGGCCTACACCTATATAGCCCTGTGGGAGCAGCGCCCCCACCTCGGCGGTTACGACCAGTCGCAGGCCCTGACCTTCGTGTGGGTCAGCCAGGCCCTGCTGATGACGGTCAACCTGTTCGGCGGAGGCTTCGCGGACGAGCTGGTGGAACGCATCCGTACGGGTGACATCGCCATCGACCTCTACCGCCCGGCGGATCTCCAGATGTGGTGGCTCGCGGCGGACATGGGCCGGGCGCTCTTCCACTTCCTGGGGCGCGGGGTGATCCCGCTCGCCTTCGGCGCGCTCGTCTTCGACCTCGCGCTGCCCGGCGACCCGGTGACCTGGCTCGCGTTCCTCCTGGCGGTCCTGTTCGCCGTGGTGGTGAGCTTCGCGCTGCGCTTCCTGGTGGCGCTCACGGCGTTCTGGCTGCTCGACGGCGCGGGCGTCACCTCGCTCGTGTCCATCGCGGGGCTGTTCTTCTCCGGCATGCTGTTGCCGCTCAACGCCTTCCCCGGCCTGCTCGGCGAGGTGGCCCGGGCGCTGCCGTGGTCCGCGCTGTTGCAGATCCCTGCGGACGTCCTGATGGGCCGCCACCGGGGCGTGGGCCTGCTGGGCGCGTACGGCTTCCAGCTCGGCTGGACGGCGGCCCTGCTCGGCGCGGGCCGGCTGCTCCAGAACGCGGCGGTACGAAGGGTGGTGGTGCAGGGTGGCTGA
- the bcp gene encoding thioredoxin-dependent thiol peroxidase, with protein sequence MSERLQPGDTAPAFTLPDADGNEVSLAAHLGRKVIVYFYPAALTPGCTKQACDFTDNLELLAGAGYDVIGVSPDKPEKLAKFREKESLKVTLVGDPSKETLEAYGAYGEKKLYGKTVTGVIRSTVVVDEEGKVERALYNVKATGHVAKIIKDLGV encoded by the coding sequence ATGAGTGAGCGACTTCAGCCCGGCGACACCGCGCCCGCCTTCACCCTGCCCGACGCCGACGGCAACGAGGTCTCGCTCGCCGCCCACCTGGGCCGCAAGGTCATCGTCTACTTCTACCCCGCCGCCCTGACACCCGGCTGCACCAAGCAGGCGTGCGACTTCACGGACAACCTGGAACTGCTGGCGGGCGCCGGGTACGACGTCATCGGCGTCTCCCCCGACAAGCCGGAGAAGCTGGCGAAGTTCCGCGAGAAGGAGTCCCTGAAGGTCACGCTGGTCGGCGACCCCTCCAAGGAGACCCTGGAGGCGTACGGGGCGTACGGCGAGAAGAAGCTGTACGGCAAGACCGTCACCGGGGTCATCCGCTCGACGGTGGTCGTGGACGAGGAGGGCAAGGTGGAGCGGGCCCTGTACAACGTGAAGGCGACGGGCCACGTAGCCAAGATCATCAAGGACCTGGGTGTCTGA
- a CDS encoding co-chaperone GroES: MSENTHDKLPIRMLHDRVLVRSDTPEGERRSGGGILIPATAAVGKRLAWAEVVAVGQNVRTVEPGDRVLYDPEDRAEVEVRGVAYVLMRERDLHAVASERVSVDATGLYL; encoded by the coding sequence GTGAGCGAGAACACCCACGACAAGCTGCCCATCCGGATGCTGCACGACCGTGTGCTGGTCCGGTCCGACACGCCTGAGGGCGAGCGGCGTTCGGGCGGCGGCATCCTCATTCCGGCGACCGCCGCCGTCGGCAAGCGCCTGGCCTGGGCCGAGGTGGTCGCGGTCGGCCAGAACGTACGGACGGTGGAGCCGGGCGACCGGGTCCTGTACGACCCCGAGGACCGTGCCGAGGTCGAGGTGCGGGGCGTGGCGTACGTCCTGATGCGCGAGCGCGATCTGCACGCGGTGGCGTCGGAGCGGGTGTCGGTGGACGCGACGGGGCTGTATCTGTAG
- a CDS encoding HNH endonuclease signature motif containing protein, producing MSATPSYPRERLVEAARACRDIDEVITFFGTPPYGPLRRYLLKRFAHFGIDVSHFPSHGHRRVGDRPRTAELRGAVAESVSLVGVLRRLGRPDSTSQRRALRGWLAEDEISTEHLLGQAHQRGRVRIDRRKSAEDVLRKHDDKRRAKTVHLRRALADIGVPERCDECGTGPEWLGRPMTLEVDHINGDWSDDRRENLRLLCPNCHAITNTWCRGGGRGTTR from the coding sequence ATGAGTGCGACTCCGAGCTATCCGCGTGAACGACTCGTCGAGGCGGCGCGCGCTTGTCGGGACATCGACGAGGTCATTACGTTCTTCGGCACCCCGCCGTACGGACCCCTGCGGCGCTATCTGCTCAAGCGCTTCGCTCATTTCGGGATCGACGTTTCGCACTTCCCGAGCCACGGGCACCGACGGGTTGGCGACCGCCCCCGCACGGCAGAGCTGCGCGGCGCCGTGGCCGAGTCCGTGTCACTCGTCGGCGTGCTCCGGCGCCTCGGCAGACCGGACAGCACGAGTCAAAGGAGGGCGCTGCGCGGCTGGTTGGCCGAGGACGAGATCTCCACCGAGCATCTTCTCGGGCAGGCGCACCAGCGGGGCCGGGTCCGCATCGACCGGCGCAAGAGCGCCGAGGACGTACTGCGCAAGCACGACGACAAGCGTCGCGCGAAAACCGTCCACCTGCGCCGAGCACTGGCCGACATCGGCGTCCCCGAGCGGTGCGACGAGTGCGGTACCGGGCCGGAATGGCTGGGCAGGCCCATGACCCTGGAGGTGGACCACATCAACGGCGACTGGAGCGACGACAGGCGCGAGAACTTGCGGTTGCTCTGCCCCAACTGCCACGCGATCACCAACACTTGGTGCCGGGGCGGCGGGCGCGGCACCACCCGGTAG
- a CDS encoding ATP-binding protein, which produces MLTAVNSSRVFTKITLTKWGAGRVLDDALLIVSELVTNAVKATGVTEPNPTWGELSKLKLINVRLVGLESSIVIEVWDCEPKEPVPTEATDDDENGRGLTLIDALSKRWGTYPSRGGKVVWAELPVHPVTAKGLPRRRKSSPSTGTPAEADERPPPDAYLLRRLIVALQRL; this is translated from the coding sequence GTGCTCACGGCCGTCAACTCGTCGCGCGTCTTCACGAAAATAACGCTGACCAAGTGGGGCGCGGGTCGCGTTCTAGATGATGCGCTCCTCATCGTCTCCGAGCTGGTGACCAACGCCGTGAAGGCAACCGGGGTGACCGAGCCCAACCCCACATGGGGCGAGCTGTCGAAGCTCAAGCTCATCAACGTGCGCCTGGTCGGCCTCGAATCGTCCATCGTCATCGAGGTATGGGACTGCGAGCCGAAGGAGCCCGTACCTACCGAAGCGACAGACGACGACGAAAACGGGCGCGGCCTCACCTTGATCGACGCGCTCTCTAAGCGGTGGGGTACCTACCCGTCCCGCGGGGGCAAGGTGGTGTGGGCCGAACTACCGGTACACCCCGTCACCGCCAAGGGCCTGCCCCGCCGCCGTAAGTCGTCCCCTTCTACGGGCACGCCGGCGGAGGCGGATGAACGTCCGCCACCTGATGCGTACCTCCTGCGACGTCTGATCGTCGCCCTTCAACGCCTGTAG
- a CDS encoding multidrug efflux SMR transporter: MAWVLLVVAGLLEVGWSIGMKYTEGFTRLVPSVLTCAGIVVSMLLLSQAAKTLPIGTAYGVWVGIGAAGAAVLGMVVLGEPVTAARIFFVCLLLVAVVGLKATSGH; this comes from the coding sequence ATGGCGTGGGTTCTGCTGGTGGTCGCCGGTCTGCTGGAAGTGGGCTGGTCGATCGGGATGAAGTACACCGAGGGGTTCACCCGTCTGGTCCCTAGCGTGCTGACGTGCGCGGGAATCGTCGTTTCCATGCTGCTGCTGTCGCAGGCCGCCAAGACGCTGCCCATCGGTACGGCATACGGCGTGTGGGTGGGCATCGGCGCGGCCGGCGCGGCGGTGCTCGGCATGGTGGTGCTCGGGGAGCCGGTGACCGCGGCCCGGATCTTCTTCGTCTGTCTGCTGCTGGTGGCCGTGGTCGGCCTGAAGGCGACGAGCGGACACTGA